One window of the Halonatronomonas betaini genome contains the following:
- a CDS encoding gamma-glutamylcyclotransferase family protein — MTIKIFVYGTLMQGYGNHRLIKPYVTDLKAATTQGKLFDLGAFPALKEGEDQVKGELIIIDKAHQKEALESMDILEGHPDFYRRELIKVKEINSGKNHQAWTYIYNSEINDRSKLIPNGNWKEVD; from the coding sequence ATCACCATAAAAATATTTGTCTATGGCACATTAATGCAGGGCTATGGCAATCACAGACTGATAAAACCATATGTAACAGATCTAAAAGCAGCTACAACTCAGGGAAAACTATTTGACCTTGGAGCTTTTCCAGCATTAAAAGAGGGAGAAGACCAGGTTAAAGGTGAGCTAATCATAATCGATAAAGCCCACCAAAAAGAAGCACTGGAAAGTATGGATATACTTGAAGGCCATCCAGATTTTTATCGCCGGGAATTAATAAAGGTTAAAGAAATCAATTCAGGCAAAAACCATCAGGCCTGGACCTATATTTATAACTCTGAAATAAATGATAGATCAAAATTAATCCCAAATGGAAACTGGAAGGAGGTAGATTAA
- a CDS encoding FAD-binding oxidoreductase has translation MKQVKIKTLDEKMIELDDEVLTDLSNQLKGNLLKMGDEGYDEAREIFNGMIDKKPALIVRAQGPADVISAVNFIQEHQLKSSIRAGGHNVSGAAIAEQGLVIDVSKMRSVHVNPEEQTAVVESGALLGDVDHETAPFNLAAPLGVVSQTGVAGLTLHGGMGWLTRKHGLTIDNLKSIEVVTPDGELVKASKDNHPDLFWALRGGGGNFGVVTAFEFDLHPVSDPISAVITVYPLEKTEEVMAFARDYMSSAPEELMLIADFGRAPAMPGIAEEDQGRPSLILFGCYFGSQDQAEEIAGPLQSIVEPIADLSFPLPFKDFQQLLDANFPVGKLYYWKSIYLDEINDEVFDLIEKYVKKQPSPDSTTDFYFLDGSMSRVPLEATPFYNRKYPYMVAIQSNWYGSDKSEANISWARSFHSELEKLAGEGSYLNITGDLDKRELVLRSAYGDNLERLKKIKSKYDPDNIMPGLINIS, from the coding sequence AGGTTAAGATAAAAACTCTTGATGAGAAAATGATTGAGCTTGATGATGAAGTTCTGACCGATTTAAGCAATCAGCTAAAAGGCAACTTGTTGAAAATGGGAGATGAGGGCTATGATGAAGCTCGAGAAATCTTCAATGGTATGATAGATAAGAAACCTGCACTAATCGTTCGTGCTCAAGGTCCTGCAGATGTTATCTCAGCTGTTAATTTTATTCAGGAACACCAGCTGAAAAGTTCAATCCGAGCTGGTGGCCATAATGTTTCTGGAGCAGCAATTGCAGAACAAGGGCTGGTAATTGATGTTTCAAAGATGCGCAGTGTCCATGTGAATCCAGAAGAACAAACAGCTGTGGTGGAAAGCGGTGCCCTTCTCGGTGATGTTGACCATGAAACTGCCCCGTTTAACCTGGCTGCACCACTGGGAGTAGTCTCTCAGACAGGGGTTGCAGGCCTTACCCTCCACGGAGGTATGGGCTGGTTGACTAGAAAGCATGGACTGACAATTGATAATCTAAAATCAATCGAGGTAGTCACCCCTGACGGAGAACTAGTCAAAGCATCAAAAGACAACCACCCTGATCTTTTCTGGGCACTTAGAGGAGGAGGAGGTAATTTTGGGGTAGTTACAGCCTTTGAATTTGATCTTCATCCTGTAAGTGATCCGATCTCAGCAGTTATAACAGTTTACCCGCTGGAAAAAACCGAAGAGGTTATGGCTTTCGCTAGAGATTATATGTCTTCAGCACCAGAAGAATTAATGCTGATTGCTGACTTTGGCAGAGCACCTGCTATGCCTGGGATTGCTGAAGAGGACCAGGGGAGACCGTCCTTGATTCTTTTTGGTTGTTATTTTGGTTCTCAGGATCAGGCAGAAGAAATTGCAGGCCCACTACAATCAATAGTTGAGCCAATAGCTGATCTAAGCTTTCCTTTACCTTTTAAAGATTTCCAGCAGCTTCTAGATGCTAACTTTCCTGTTGGAAAACTCTATTACTGGAAGTCTATCTATCTGGACGAAATTAATGATGAAGTCTTTGATCTGATTGAAAAATACGTAAAAAAGCAGCCATCTCCTGATTCAACTACAGATTTTTATTTTCTAGATGGTTCTATGAGTCGCGTTCCTCTTGAAGCCACTCCTTTTTACAATCGCAAATACCCTTATATGGTGGCCATTCAATCTAATTGGTATGGCTCTGATAAATCTGAAGCCAATATTTCCTGGGCCCGGTCATTTCACAGCGAATTAGAGAAATTAGCCGGTGAAGGTAGTTACCTTAATATCACTGGAGATCTTGATAAAAGAGAATTAGTACTGAGGTCTGCCTATGGCGATAATCTGGAACGTTTAAAGAAGATTAAATCAAAATATGACCCTGATAATATTATGCCTGGTTTAATCAATATCTCTTAG